From a single Azospirillum fermentarium genomic region:
- a CDS encoding molybdopterin biosynthesis protein, producing the protein MSGQDVRRFVEQAARQQQFLDVASREEAIRRFHAHLDLTPRGEETVPLDRAVGRVLAADVVAGVDVPGFDRSGVDGFAVRAADTVGAREDAPVRLTLNAEVLAAGAVPALAVVPGTATVIATGGMVPRGADAVVMVEQTEVADGEPLAVEIRKPAVPGQFIAAAGSDIGRGETVLRRGQVLTARDIGILAAIGRAEVAVARRPRVAVLSTGDEIQAPGTPPRAGAVYDSNGAILAAAVAELGAEPVALGFAADDEDALSAAVAAGLACDALLLSGGTSKGAGDLTHRVVSRLADPGVLVHGVALKPGKPLCLASHHGKPVVVLPGFPTSAMFTFHEFVAPVIRLLAGMPPAAVTTVDATLPLRLTSERGRTEYVMVSLVEGTRGLAAYPIAKGSGAVTAFGHADGFLTIDAQAEAAEANTTHPVRLIGRGIHPADLIVIGSHCTGLDAIVGLLVAEGVTVKALNVGSMGGMAAARRGECDIAPVHLMDYVTGEYNRPFLAPGMTLVPGYRRMQGVVFRPGDSRFDGRPGDVAAAAAAGDPACIMINRNAGSGTRILTDRLLGAARPEGYWTQAKTHNAVAAAVAQGRADWGVAIEPVARLYGLGFLPLQEEHYDFVIPAARLDRPAVQRFIATLGAPATVARLSEIGFSR; encoded by the coding sequence GTGAGCGGTCAGGACGTTCGGCGGTTTGTGGAGCAGGCCGCCCGGCAGCAGCAGTTTCTCGACGTGGCGAGCCGCGAGGAGGCCATCCGCCGTTTCCATGCCCACCTGGACCTCACCCCCCGCGGGGAAGAGACGGTGCCCCTGGACCGCGCCGTGGGCCGGGTGCTGGCCGCCGATGTGGTGGCCGGTGTGGACGTGCCGGGATTCGACCGCTCCGGCGTCGATGGCTTTGCCGTGCGGGCCGCCGACACCGTGGGGGCCCGCGAGGACGCGCCCGTCCGCCTGACCCTCAACGCCGAGGTGCTGGCCGCCGGTGCGGTGCCGGCCCTGGCCGTGGTGCCGGGCACGGCGACGGTGATCGCCACCGGCGGCATGGTGCCCCGCGGCGCCGACGCCGTGGTGATGGTGGAACAGACCGAGGTGGCCGACGGCGAACCCCTGGCGGTGGAGATCCGCAAGCCGGCGGTGCCGGGCCAGTTCATCGCCGCCGCCGGCTCCGACATCGGGCGCGGCGAAACCGTGCTGCGGCGGGGACAGGTGCTGACCGCCCGCGACATCGGCATCCTGGCCGCCATCGGCCGGGCCGAGGTGGCGGTGGCCCGCCGCCCGCGGGTGGCGGTTCTGTCCACCGGCGACGAGATCCAGGCGCCGGGCACGCCGCCGCGGGCGGGGGCGGTCTATGATTCCAACGGCGCCATCCTGGCCGCCGCCGTCGCCGAACTGGGGGCCGAGCCGGTGGCGCTGGGCTTCGCCGCCGACGACGAGGACGCGCTGTCCGCCGCCGTCGCCGCCGGGCTGGCGTGCGACGCGCTGCTGCTGTCGGGCGGCACGTCCAAGGGGGCGGGGGATCTGACCCACCGGGTGGTCAGCCGGCTGGCCGATCCCGGCGTGCTGGTCCACGGGGTGGCGCTGAAGCCGGGCAAGCCGTTGTGCCTGGCCAGCCATCACGGCAAGCCGGTGGTGGTGCTGCCGGGGTTCCCCACCTCGGCCATGTTCACCTTTCACGAATTCGTGGCACCGGTCATCCGGCTGTTGGCCGGGATGCCCCCGGCTGCGGTGACCACGGTGGACGCCACGTTGCCCCTGCGCCTGACGTCGGAGCGGGGGCGGACCGAGTATGTGATGGTCTCGCTGGTGGAGGGGACCAGGGGGCTGGCCGCCTATCCCATCGCCAAGGGGTCGGGGGCGGTGACCGCCTTCGGCCACGCCGACGGCTTCCTGACCATCGACGCCCAGGCCGAAGCGGCGGAGGCCAACACCACCCATCCCGTGCGGCTGATCGGGCGCGGCATCCACCCCGCCGACCTGATCGTCATCGGCAGCCATTGCACCGGGCTGGACGCCATTGTCGGCCTGCTGGTGGCCGAGGGGGTGACGGTCAAGGCGCTGAACGTCGGCAGCATGGGCGGCATGGCCGCCGCCCGCCGCGGCGAATGCGACATCGCCCCCGTGCATCTGATGGATTACGTGACGGGGGAATACAACCGGCCCTTCCTGGCGCCGGGGATGACGCTGGTGCCGGGGTACCGGCGGATGCAGGGGGTGGTGTTCCGCCCCGGCGATTCGCGCTTCGACGGGCGCCCGGGCGACGTGGCCGCGGCGGCGGCGGCGGGCGATCCCGCGTGCATCATGATCAACCGCAACGCCGGCAGCGGCACGCGCATCCTGACCGACCGCCTGTTGGGGGCGGCGCGGCCCGAGGGGTACTGGACCCAGGCCAAGACCCACAACGCCGTGGCGGCGGCGGTGGCCCAGGGCCGTGCCGACTGGGGTGTCGCCATCGAACCCGTGGCCCGGCTCTATGGTCTGGGTTTCCTGCCGCTGCAGGAGGAGCACTATGACTTCGTGATTCCCGCGGCCCGGCTGGACCGGCCCGCGGTGCAGCGCTTCATCGCCACCCTGGGCGCCCCGGCCACCGTCGCCCGCCTGTCGGAAATCGGCTTTTCGCGTTGA
- a CDS encoding FAD-linked oxidase C-terminal domain-containing protein, whose product MKMPPPDPNIIAKRRELVDRLRAIVPGEGVIVDEAELRAYECDALTAYRALPLVVVLPSTTQQVSEVLKTCKEMGVKVVPRGAGTSLSGGALPLEDGVLLGMGKFNRILEVDYDNRCVVTQPGVTNLGISTRVAERGFYYAPDPSSQIACTIGGNIAENSGGVHCLKYGLTTNNVLGVEMVLMDGTVIRLGGKALDQAGYDLMGIVTGSEGLLGVVTEVTVRILKKPATARAVLIGFPSNEQAGDCVAAIIAAGIIPGGMEMMDRPAIHAAEDFLHAGYPLDVEALMIVELDGPAAEVDHLIERVVAIANDHGAVSARASTSEEERLLFWAGRKAAFPAVGRISPDYLCMDGTIPRKALPLVLSRMQELSERHGLRVANVFHAGDGNLHPLILYDANKPGELEAAEQFGADILTLCVDVGGVLTGEHGVGVEKRDLMTHQFAKADLDQQQRLKCAFDPDGLLNPGKVFPELHRCAELGRLHVSGGKLPFPDIPRF is encoded by the coding sequence ATGAAAATGCCCCCGCCGGACCCGAACATTATCGCCAAACGCCGCGAGCTTGTGGACCGCCTGCGCGCCATCGTGCCGGGCGAAGGCGTGATCGTCGATGAAGCCGAACTGCGCGCCTATGAATGCGACGCGCTGACCGCCTACCGCGCGCTGCCGCTGGTGGTCGTGCTGCCCTCCACCACCCAACAGGTCTCGGAGGTGCTGAAGACCTGCAAGGAAATGGGGGTCAAGGTGGTGCCGCGCGGCGCCGGCACCTCGCTGTCCGGCGGCGCCCTGCCGCTGGAGGACGGCGTGCTGCTGGGCATGGGCAAGTTCAACAGGATCCTGGAGGTTGACTATGACAACCGCTGCGTCGTCACGCAGCCGGGCGTCACCAACCTGGGCATCTCCACCCGCGTGGCCGAGCGCGGCTTCTATTACGCCCCCGACCCGTCCAGCCAGATCGCCTGCACCATCGGCGGCAACATCGCGGAGAATTCCGGCGGCGTTCACTGCCTGAAATACGGGCTGACCACCAACAACGTGCTGGGCGTGGAAATGGTGCTGATGGACGGCACCGTCATCCGCCTGGGCGGCAAGGCGCTGGATCAGGCCGGCTATGACCTGATGGGCATCGTCACCGGGTCCGAGGGGCTGCTGGGCGTGGTGACCGAGGTCACCGTGCGCATCCTGAAAAAGCCGGCCACCGCACGGGCGGTGCTGATCGGCTTCCCGTCCAACGAACAGGCGGGCGACTGCGTGGCCGCCATCATCGCCGCCGGCATCATCCCCGGCGGGATGGAGATGATGGACCGCCCCGCCATCCACGCGGCGGAAGACTTCCTCCACGCCGGCTATCCGCTGGACGTGGAGGCGCTGATGATCGTCGAACTGGACGGTCCGGCGGCGGAGGTGGACCACTTGATCGAACGGGTGGTGGCGATCGCCAACGACCATGGCGCGGTGTCCGCCCGCGCCAGCACGTCGGAGGAGGAGCGGCTGCTGTTCTGGGCGGGCCGCAAGGCGGCGTTCCCGGCGGTGGGCCGCATCAGCCCCGATTACCTGTGCATGGACGGCACCATCCCGCGCAAGGCGCTGCCGCTGGTGCTGAGCCGGATGCAGGAACTGTCGGAGCGCCATGGCCTGCGCGTCGCCAACGTCTTCCACGCCGGCGACGGCAACCTGCACCCGCTGATCCTCTACGATGCCAACAAGCCGGGCGAGCTTGAGGCGGCGGAGCAGTTCGGCGCCGACATCCTGACCCTGTGCGTGGACGTGGGCGGCGTGCTGACCGGCGAACACGGGGTGGGCGTGGAAAAGCGCGACCTGATGACCCATCAGTTCGCCAAGGCCGACCTGGACCAGCAGCAACGGTTGAAGTGCGCCTTCGACCCCGACGGGCTGCTGAATCCCGGCAAGGTGTTCCCCGAACTGCACCGCTGCGCCGAACTGGGCCGTCTGCACGTGTCCGGCGGCAAGCTGCCGTTCCCCGACATTCCCCGCTTCTAA
- the rmuC gene encoding DNA recombination protein RmuC — protein sequence MMQLAFDSLSLGLGAAAGGCVVWLAARSAHLRVRAHDAAVRAELAARLAMMERREEEWRGAERENARTIARLQADLAGARARHAELATTLSKERLAAAEKLAVVERAQSALADSFKALSSEALRANNESFLHLARETLSGFQEQAKGELERRHAAFAEIVAPVRDSLDRMDGQIQAMEQARAGAYEGLRQQVIALMDSQGQLRAETGALVRALRTPVARGRWGEIQLRRVVEIAGMLDHCDFTEQTTVESRDGQRLRPDMVVRLPGGKTIVVDAKTPLDAYLDGIDGGDDATRAQALARHARHVRDHMKQLGAKAYWDQFPDTPEFVVLFLPGENFFSAALEHDPALIEAGMDHRVVLATPTTLIALLRAVAYGWRQEKLTENARDISALGAEIYKRLGDLGTHMGRLGAQLDKAVASYNGAVGSLESRVLVTARRFRDLHAVPDGAALPALEPLDRTTRPVQGVEVQGEEDPA from the coding sequence ATGATGCAATTGGCGTTCGACAGCCTGTCGCTGGGGCTGGGGGCGGCCGCGGGGGGATGTGTGGTGTGGCTGGCGGCCCGCTCCGCCCATCTGCGCGTCCGCGCCCACGACGCCGCCGTCCGCGCCGAACTGGCCGCCCGGCTGGCGATGATGGAACGGCGGGAGGAGGAATGGCGCGGGGCGGAGCGGGAAAACGCCCGCACCATCGCCCGGCTGCAGGCCGATCTGGCCGGAGCGCGGGCCCGCCACGCCGAGCTTGCCACCACCTTGTCCAAGGAGCGTCTGGCCGCCGCGGAAAAGCTGGCGGTGGTGGAACGGGCGCAGAGCGCGCTGGCCGACAGCTTCAAGGCGCTGTCGTCGGAAGCGCTGCGGGCCAACAACGAGAGCTTCCTGCATCTGGCCCGCGAAACCCTGTCCGGCTTCCAGGAGCAGGCGAAGGGGGAGCTGGAGCGGCGCCACGCCGCCTTTGCCGAGATCGTCGCCCCGGTGCGCGACTCGCTGGACCGCATGGACGGCCAGATCCAGGCCATGGAACAGGCCCGCGCCGGGGCGTACGAGGGGCTGCGCCAGCAGGTCATCGCCCTGATGGACAGCCAGGGCCAGTTGCGCGCGGAAACCGGCGCCCTGGTCCGCGCCCTGCGCACCCCCGTGGCCCGCGGCCGCTGGGGGGAGATCCAGTTGCGCCGGGTGGTGGAGATCGCCGGCATGCTGGACCATTGCGACTTCACCGAACAGACCACGGTGGAAAGCCGCGACGGCCAGCGCCTGCGCCCCGACATGGTGGTGCGGCTGCCGGGGGGAAAGACCATCGTGGTGGACGCCAAGACGCCGCTGGACGCCTATCTCGACGGCATCGACGGCGGCGACGATGCCACCCGCGCCCAGGCGCTGGCCCGCCACGCCCGCCATGTGCGCGACCACATGAAGCAGCTGGGTGCGAAAGCCTATTGGGACCAGTTCCCCGACACCCCGGAATTCGTGGTGCTGTTCCTGCCGGGGGAAAACTTCTTCTCCGCCGCGCTGGAGCACGACCCGGCGCTGATCGAGGCCGGCATGGACCACCGGGTGGTGCTGGCCACCCCCACCACCCTGATCGCCCTGCTGCGCGCCGTCGCCTATGGCTGGCGGCAGGAGAAGCTGACCGAGAACGCCCGCGACATCAGCGCGCTGGGCGCCGAGATCTACAAGCGCCTGGGCGACCTGGGCACCCACATGGGGCGGCTGGGGGCGCAGCTGGACAAGGCGGTCGCCAGCTACAACGGTGCGGTGGGCAGCCTGGAATCCCGCGTGCTGGTCACCGCCCGCCGCTTCCGCGACCTGCACGCCGTGCCCGATGGTGCGGCCCTGCCCGCCCTGGAACCGCTGGACCGCACCACCCGCCCGGTGCAGGGGGTGGAGGTGCAGGGGGAGGAAGACCCCGCGTGA
- the ykgO gene encoding type B 50S ribosomal protein L36, whose protein sequence is MKIVNSLKSMKTRHKACRVIRRKGRVYVINKQNPRFKARQG, encoded by the coding sequence ATGAAGATCGTCAATTCTCTGAAGTCGATGAAGACCCGTCACAAGGCCTGCCGCGTCATCCGCCGCAAGGGCCGCGTCTACGTCATCAACAAGCAGAACCCCCGCTTCAAGGCCCGCCAGGGCTGA
- the glcF gene encoding glycolate oxidase subunit GlcF, with amino-acid sequence MQTNFSLAQLARDDVQTAEKILRKCVHCGFCTATCPTYVVLGDELDSPRGRIYQIKAMLEQDGPPPENTVKHLDRCLTCLSCMTTCPSGVDYMHLVDNARARIEATYPRKPFDKALRSVLATLLTSPRLFRLALLAGSFVRPFAEAFPGRVGAMLGLLPKSVPGPSYSDLPGTHPAQAPKVKRVALLIGCAQRVLAPQINEATIRLLTRHGVEVVVAKKAECCGALTHHMGKTHTAHEQAKASIDGWIAEMDGAGLDAIVVNASGCGTTVKDYGTMFANDPAYRDKAARVAAIARDITEVMAEIGLQAPSVPTGQTLAYHSACSMQHGQRIKDPPRALLAAAGFTVKEIPEAHLCCGSAGTYNMLQPEISGQLRDRKARNIESVAPDAVAAGNLGCITQISSGTGIPVVHTVELLDWATGGPKPDAVKDHPAFRR; translated from the coding sequence ATGCAGACCAATTTCTCCCTCGCCCAGCTTGCCCGCGACGACGTGCAGACGGCGGAAAAGATCCTGCGCAAATGCGTGCACTGCGGTTTCTGCACCGCCACCTGCCCCACCTATGTGGTGCTGGGTGACGAACTGGACAGCCCGCGCGGCCGCATCTACCAGATCAAGGCGATGCTGGAGCAGGACGGGCCGCCGCCGGAAAACACCGTCAAGCACCTGGACCGCTGCCTCACCTGCCTGTCGTGCATGACCACCTGCCCGTCGGGGGTGGATTACATGCATCTGGTGGACAACGCCCGCGCCCGCATCGAGGCGACATACCCCCGCAAACCCTTCGACAAGGCGCTGCGGTCGGTGCTGGCGACGCTGCTGACCAGCCCGCGGCTGTTCCGTCTGGCGCTGCTGGCCGGATCGTTCGTGCGCCCCTTCGCCGAGGCGTTTCCGGGCCGCGTCGGCGCCATGCTGGGCCTGCTGCCCAAGTCGGTGCCCGGCCCCAGCTATTCCGACCTGCCCGGCACCCACCCGGCCCAGGCGCCCAAGGTCAAGCGGGTCGCCCTGCTGATCGGCTGCGCCCAGCGCGTGCTGGCGCCCCAGATCAACGAGGCCACCATCCGCCTGCTGACCCGCCACGGGGTGGAGGTGGTGGTGGCGAAGAAGGCCGAGTGCTGCGGCGCCCTGACCCACCACATGGGCAAGACCCACACCGCCCACGAACAGGCCAAGGCCAGCATCGACGGCTGGATCGCCGAGATGGACGGCGCCGGGCTGGACGCCATCGTGGTCAACGCGTCCGGCTGCGGCACGACGGTGAAGGACTACGGCACCATGTTCGCCAACGATCCCGCCTATCGCGACAAGGCGGCGCGGGTGGCGGCCATCGCCCGCGACATTACGGAAGTGATGGCGGAGATCGGGCTGCAGGCCCCGTCGGTGCCCACCGGCCAGACTCTCGCCTATCACTCCGCCTGTTCCATGCAGCACGGCCAGCGGATCAAGGATCCGCCCCGCGCGCTCTTGGCCGCCGCCGGCTTCACGGTGAAGGAAATCCCCGAGGCGCACCTGTGCTGCGGGTCCGCCGGCACCTACAACATGCTTCAGCCGGAGATTTCCGGTCAGTTGCGCGACCGCAAGGCCCGCAACATCGAAAGCGTGGCCCCCGACGCGGTGGCGGCGGGCAACCTGGGCTGCATCACGCAGATTTCCTCCGGCACCGGCATCCCGGTGGTGCACACGGTGGAACTGCTGGACTGGGCCACCGGCGGGCCGAAGCCCGACGCGGTGAAGGACCACCCGGCGTTCCGGCGCTGA
- a CDS encoding CDP-alcohol phosphatidyltransferase family protein — translation MGGTVVSGYGLGRRTAAWLVHGLTASGVLWGLLALNAVFAGDAKACFLWLGVALVVDGIDGTFARKAAVKEVLPWIDGSVLDLVIDYLTYVIVPAAFLAQFGLMPHGLGLAGAGWVLLTSLYCFANVNMKSGDHYFVGFPAIWNVVVLYLWLLEPSVWVNAAVVLALGLLTFSTVTFLHPFRVRKLMGLNIAVTALWLAAGVWLVAEHPSRPLLPFALWLATTAYYCGMCAWRTLKGPDRA, via the coding sequence ATGGGGGGAACCGTGGTGTCGGGATACGGACTGGGCCGGCGGACGGCGGCGTGGCTGGTGCATGGTCTGACGGCCAGCGGCGTGCTGTGGGGGCTCCTGGCCCTGAACGCCGTGTTTGCCGGCGACGCCAAGGCGTGTTTCCTGTGGCTGGGCGTGGCGCTGGTGGTGGACGGCATCGACGGCACCTTCGCCCGCAAGGCCGCGGTCAAGGAGGTGCTGCCGTGGATCGACGGCAGCGTCCTCGACCTCGTCATCGACTATCTGACCTATGTGATCGTGCCCGCCGCCTTTCTGGCTCAGTTCGGACTGATGCCCCACGGGCTGGGGCTGGCGGGGGCCGGATGGGTGCTGCTGACCTCGCTCTACTGCTTCGCCAACGTGAACATGAAGAGCGGCGACCACTATTTCGTGGGCTTCCCCGCCATCTGGAACGTGGTGGTGCTGTATCTGTGGCTGCTGGAACCCAGCGTGTGGGTCAACGCCGCGGTGGTGCTGGCGCTGGGCCTGCTGACCTTTTCCACCGTCACGTTCCTGCACCCGTTCCGGGTGCGCAAGCTGATGGGGCTGAACATCGCCGTCACCGCCCTGTGGCTGGCCGCGGGGGTGTGGCTGGTGGCGGAGCACCCCAGCCGGCCCCTGCTGCCCTTTGCCCTGTGGCTGGCGACGACCGCCTATTATTGCGGCATGTGCGCGTGGCGCACGCTGAAGGGGCCGGACCGCGCCTGA
- a CDS encoding class II glutamine amidotransferase: MCRWIAYRGTPLFLETLLFEPENSLVRQSLHCRKAAVTTNGDGFGVGWYGDRDTPCVYRETLPAWNDQNLRQLAHHIRSPLFFGHVRASTGTGTARVNCHPFTLGRWLFMHNGQIGGWGQVRRRLESLLTDDLYTARQGATDSELFFLLLFLHGLEDDPLRAIAATAATVRRTMEDAGVTEPLRLTAALTDGRRIVAVRYASDRQPPSLYWRRRNGQVVIVSEPLDQDNADWVAVEDGHGLLLDEDMADTPFLL; encoded by the coding sequence ATGTGCCGCTGGATCGCCTACCGCGGAACGCCGCTTTTCCTCGAAACCCTGCTGTTCGAGCCGGAAAACTCCCTGGTCCGCCAGAGCCTGCATTGCCGCAAGGCTGCCGTCACCACCAACGGCGACGGATTCGGCGTGGGCTGGTACGGCGACCGGGACACGCCGTGCGTCTACCGCGAAACGCTGCCGGCGTGGAACGACCAGAACCTGCGGCAACTGGCCCACCACATCCGCTCGCCCCTGTTCTTCGGCCATGTGCGCGCGTCCACCGGCACCGGCACCGCGCGGGTCAACTGCCACCCCTTCACCCTGGGGCGCTGGCTGTTCATGCACAACGGCCAGATCGGCGGGTGGGGACAGGTACGCCGCCGGCTGGAATCGCTGCTGACCGACGATCTCTACACCGCCCGCCAGGGGGCGACCGACAGCGAGCTGTTCTTCCTGCTGCTGTTCCTCCATGGGCTGGAGGACGATCCGCTGCGCGCCATCGCCGCCACCGCCGCCACCGTCCGCCGCACCATGGAGGACGCGGGCGTCACCGAGCCCTTGCGCCTGACCGCGGCGCTGACCGACGGACGGCGCATCGTGGCCGTGCGCTACGCCAGCGACCGGCAGCCGCCCAGCCTGTACTGGCGCCGGCGCAACGGACAGGTGGTGATCGTGTCGGAACCGCTGGACCAGGACAACGCCGACTGGGTGGCGGTGGAAGACGGGCACGGGCTGTTGCTGGACGAAGACATGGCCGATACCCCCTTTCTTCTGTGA
- the glcE gene encoding glycolate oxidase subunit GlcE gives MGITTFKPATPEQLADAVRWALDAGEPLELTGTGSKRALGRPVQAGHALDLSDLSGVVSYEPEELVLTVRPATRMAEIEAMLRDRGQHLAFEPPDLGPLYGLPLGGGTLGGVLAAGLAGPRRLSAGSARDHFLGVAGVSGRGEAYKGGAKVVKNVTGYDVPKLMAGSFGTLTAMTEVTVKVLPAPEDTRTLLLHGRSDADGIRALTAALHSPHEVSGAAHLPESVAERIAPVASARAAVTAIRLEGFGPSVAARLAGLTADLGGIDGVLDRGESLAFWRAVRDAAPFHASTPDTDPLVWKLSVPPASGPRVAEELALALGDVEFFFDWGGGLIWLATPRDADAAALRGALAPFGGHATLVRGPDSLRAAVGVFQPQPAPLLALTQRVKASFDPRGVLNPGRLYAGV, from the coding sequence ATGGGCATCACCACCTTCAAGCCCGCCACGCCCGAGCAGCTTGCCGACGCGGTGCGCTGGGCGCTGGACGCGGGCGAACCGCTGGAACTGACCGGCACCGGCAGCAAGCGTGCGCTGGGCCGTCCGGTCCAGGCGGGCCACGCGCTGGATCTGTCGGACCTGTCCGGCGTCGTGTCCTATGAACCCGAAGAACTGGTCCTGACCGTCCGGCCCGCCACCCGCATGGCGGAGATCGAGGCCATGCTGCGGGACCGCGGCCAGCATCTGGCCTTCGAACCGCCGGATCTGGGGCCGCTCTACGGCCTCCCCTTGGGCGGCGGCACGCTGGGCGGGGTTCTGGCCGCCGGTCTGGCCGGGCCGCGGCGGCTGTCGGCGGGATCGGCGCGCGATCACTTCCTGGGCGTGGCCGGCGTGTCGGGCCGCGGCGAGGCCTATAAGGGCGGGGCCAAGGTGGTGAAGAACGTCACCGGCTACGACGTTCCGAAGCTGATGGCCGGCTCCTTCGGCACCCTGACCGCCATGACCGAGGTGACGGTGAAGGTGCTGCCGGCGCCGGAGGACACCCGCACCCTGCTGCTCCATGGCCGCAGCGACGCGGACGGCATCCGCGCCCTGACCGCCGCCCTGCACAGCCCGCACGAGGTGTCGGGTGCCGCCCACCTGCCCGAATCGGTGGCGGAGCGGATCGCCCCGGTGGCGTCGGCCCGCGCGGCGGTGACCGCCATCCGGCTGGAAGGTTTCGGCCCGTCGGTGGCCGCCCGCCTGGCCGGGCTGACCGCCGATCTGGGGGGGATCGACGGCGTGCTGGACCGCGGCGAATCGCTGGCCTTCTGGCGGGCGGTGCGCGACGCCGCTCCCTTCCACGCCTCCACCCCCGATACCGACCCGCTGGTGTGGAAGCTGTCGGTTCCGCCGGCCAGCGGCCCGCGGGTGGCGGAGGAACTGGCGCTGGCGCTGGGCGACGTGGAGTTCTTCTTCGACTGGGGCGGCGGGCTGATCTGGCTGGCCACGCCGCGGGACGCGGACGCGGCGGCCCTGCGCGGCGCCCTGGCGCCGTTCGGCGGTCATGCCACCCTGGTGCGCGGCCCCGACTCGCTGCGCGCGGCGGTGGGGGTGTTCCAGCCGCAGCCGGCCCCGCTTCTGGCCCTGACGCAGCGGGTGAAGGCCAGCTTCGACCCGCGCGGCGTGCTCAACCCCGGCCGCCTGTATGCGGGCGTGTGA
- a CDS encoding tRNA-uridine aminocarboxypropyltransferase: protein MSAPAPFCATCHKPSHLCICEAVEVLDNKVFVVVLQHPQEKRETLSTAQLVKLQLKNSVIRIGLSWPSLKRILGREVDYKKWGVLYLGTAKQGEQTPDDEIAVVDRNGKPVHGGDAILANLEGIILLDGTWSQAKALWWRNPWLLKCQRLILHPHFRSLYGEARREPRKESVSTLEAGAFVLAYMDDEPEVFHHLMRPFQLLLKKMRQPRPRPPRVQAAESAAEPVAEAPVDTVSAVEKAPD, encoded by the coding sequence ATGTCCGCACCTGCCCCTTTTTGCGCCACCTGCCATAAACCCAGCCACCTGTGCATCTGCGAGGCGGTGGAGGTGCTGGACAACAAGGTGTTCGTGGTGGTCCTGCAGCACCCGCAGGAAAAGCGCGAAACGCTGAGCACCGCCCAGCTCGTCAAGCTCCAGCTCAAGAATTCGGTGATCCGCATCGGCCTGTCCTGGCCCAGCCTCAAGCGCATCCTGGGGCGGGAGGTGGATTACAAGAAATGGGGCGTGCTCTATCTGGGCACCGCCAAGCAGGGGGAACAGACCCCCGACGACGAGATCGCCGTGGTGGACCGCAACGGCAAGCCGGTGCACGGCGGTGACGCCATCCTTGCCAACCTGGAAGGCATCATCCTGCTGGACGGCACGTGGAGCCAGGCCAAGGCGCTGTGGTGGCGCAACCCGTGGCTCCTGAAGTGTCAGCGGCTGATTCTCCACCCCCATTTCCGCTCGCTCTACGGCGAAGCGCGGCGGGAACCGCGCAAGGAAAGCGTCTCGACCCTGGAGGCCGGCGCCTTCGTGCTGGCCTATATGGACGACGAGCCTGAGGTGTTCCACCACCTGATGCGGCCGTTCCAGCTTTTGCTGAAGAAGATGCGCCAGCCCCGCCCGCGGCCCCCGCGGGTGCAGGCCGCCGAGTCCGCGGCGGAGCCGGTGGCCGAGGCGCCTGTGGACACGGTTTCCGCCGTGGAAAAGGCGCCCGACTAA